From the genome of Methanomicrobia archaeon, one region includes:
- a CDS encoding HAD family hydrolase: MFFRAAEARSDIKVVSFDVDGTLVSPGFVDCVWLEGIPLLYAEKENLNFEQAFEYVKSEYDKIGEHRIEWYNIEYWLRRFGLVISYETLFKKYEAELQIYEEVERVLAVLKEDGYELILSSNAATEFIEFQIKPIKKFFSRVFSATSDFGQVKKTNGFFARVCEILDVKPQAVVHIGDHWVFDFINPRKIGITAYYLDRARETNEGKNNEDAKKEDDKFIISDLTVLLDDPDC; encoded by the coding sequence ATGTTTTTTCGAGCAGCAGAAGCACGATCAGACATAAAAGTCGTATCGTTTGACGTTGACGGTACGTTAGTGAGCCCTGGATTTGTCGATTGCGTCTGGCTCGAGGGCATACCACTGTTGTACGCGGAGAAGGAGAATTTGAACTTCGAGCAGGCGTTCGAATACGTAAAGAGCGAGTACGACAAGATCGGAGAGCACCGGATAGAGTGGTACAACATCGAGTACTGGCTGCGGAGGTTCGGCCTGGTCATCTCGTACGAGACGCTCTTCAAGAAATACGAAGCCGAGCTGCAGATCTACGAAGAGGTAGAACGCGTTCTGGCCGTGCTGAAAGAGGACGGCTACGAACTGATCTTAAGCTCAAATGCGGCAACAGAGTTCATCGAATTCCAGATTAAGCCGATCAAGAAGTTCTTCTCCCGTGTCTTCTCGGCAACGTCCGATTTCGGTCAGGTGAAGAAGACCAACGGGTTCTTTGCGCGCGTGTGCGAGATTCTGGACGTGAAACCGCAAGCGGTGGTTCATATCGGCGATCACTGGGTCTTCGATTTCATCAATCCGCGCAAGATCGGCATAACGGCGTATTATCTCGATAGAGCACGGGAAACGAATGAAGGAAAAAACAACGAAGACGCAAAAAAAGAAGATGATAAGTTTATCATAAGCGATTTGACTGTGCTGCTCGATGATCCTGATTGTTAG